One Ahaetulla prasina isolate Xishuangbanna chromosome 1, ASM2864084v1, whole genome shotgun sequence DNA window includes the following coding sequences:
- the ZNF292 gene encoding zinc finger protein 292 isoform X1 translates to MADEEAEQDRGSVGAESGLLDMPSLKKRLLELETELRERRNQSAVEAATEYCQQLCQTLLEYAEKWKTSEDPLPLLEVYTQAIHGYIKARPYLTSECENVAFVLERLALSYAELLLCLPLELPENRWKEFQSFIQMAHTKLMQNGSHQLHILSVLAQEDGTWKNPVLCNILTQEMLDWDKVNKFLAFEGPVLLDMRIKHLVKTKQLSQATALAKVCSDHPEISSKGNFKQTYLVCLCSGSPNEKLMQEIADIDCKDALEMICNLESEGDEKSALILCAAFLSRQLQQGEMYCAWELTLFWSKLQQRVEPSIQIYLERCRQLSVLTKTVYHIFFLIKVINSEIDAAGLATCIELCVKALRLEASENTEVKISICKTISCLLPDDLEVKRACQLSEFLLEPTVDAYYAVEMLYNQPDQKYDEENLPIPNSLRCELLLVLKTQWPFDPEFWDWKMLKRQCLALMGEEASIVSSIDELNDSEMHEKVEDCQDENKDTSANGLSGCFDEATNLLRGIRDKKQKNREIKKLRERGFISARFRNWQAYMQYCVLCDKEFLGHRIVRHAQKHYKDGIYSCPICAQNFNSKETFVPHVTLHVKKSSKERLAAMKPLRKLGRPPKTATTGINRKNNTLVKQEQRHIKKNSLYAADFIVFNDNDGSDDENYDKDKPYIPEVIPVQKPLPVNEFTCPVTLCKKGFKYFKNLIAHVKGHRDNEEAKRFLEMQSKKVICQYCRRHFVSVTHLNDHLQMHCGIKPYICIQIKCKASFNSYAELLSHRKEHPVFRARCMFPKCGRVFSEAYLLYDHEAQHYNTFTCKLAGCGKVYHSQNELEKHIEDHTKSEKILPSDGDGSCSQSLENNENNEEVHPEETLVLPPDNNVNNCAKVEDYVTDEIHDESLESENTKQSTNVLEQPNSISVHSGEQHLTTAARTGSLGPASNVLIPLLGQKIRENMAKKGKLPAVNTAIDVGASVIHPFCSTVEDTCSDLSVFHEGKEDGCVGEPQTISTDSAKLEPDALATKSQEKKSSHMSFSTQNQLECQNLLSPKPQLEESVRPAVNLYNQPLKNLGEIPLASTQNIVGTAFLPIVPLAAPVQRFTCQVEGCTRIYNSSQSIGKHMKTSHPDQYAEFKMQWKNKKSKKISLQNQPNDNKPVYFLPSQVSTPAIDAFPQQTKTTLNPTCTSQLQQLSNVLFPTRLENTTNSLLPIVENVGLPSHIKNESENALSSQLASMSSATLPSQMDDLEKPVMPLNIDSGSDPFLPLPAENGLISLFPSPAHNSPSSVFSQMENANHFSSQLEGNTNSFSKEESVDILFPSQINNESHFGETTPQPLISEKTKKDRRRGTDGKDKKPKHNKRAKWPAIIRDGKFICSRCYRVFSNPRSLGGHLSKRSYCKPLDESEISPEVLQLNGQSSLLASMILSSNALSLQQQQESTYNPDACFKEPSFLQLLANENRPTAILQNLFPRTNMTSFNPNENDEGNEIIKQALETAGIPSTFDSADTLPHIITTNCVTSTTQINTTVLPNPGISPSLPTSCNPSTLLTDQNRTLNTKISSEECNSLPVFSDDLILKTIENGLCPHLVPNSAATTHNLGNSLPRVSVISSIKNSEVCSLTKKENSGSKKKKKTPVPLVVPHIPQKLVVNDLAGLGLITRNVEQNMQATAENFQSNIIANSETQGLVENLTKKLSNVNSGLTADIKENLKSSENHVEIVPLPLKNENGDSRVTLECCIPEKSSFEISNDNIVQNFEKTLEIIKTAMNSQKIEVKSEIQEISIEAIRSPQNDTAQCVFENPAQLPKPNSTQCITHTQNIALAEASHKDDFQLMEILEGLKKLNLESETSNQVLDNITHCLPANTLMPQVLIPGVTPETTSLVQTTSETHPMFVEKVHKPFTCQAAGCNYSAMTKDALFKHYSKIHQYTAEMILEIKKHQLKYAPFKCVVANCPKTFTRNSNLRAHCQLVHHFTTEEMVKLKLKRPYGRRSQSKTLNVLPRPNEVRNMPYVLIESKQESHLTKELDLKKEPVMESMKVPERLIPEAAIPENTSDKSEKLEKPSQIIPVSLEIHNISILNNNQVQPKLRKIRRHRKEEEKKNKKPIPKPLELPTSYNPYRPYKCVHQGCFAAFTIQQNLILHYQAVHKSDLPLFSLEAEEESEPSKEEEASKEEESDATETVKEFRCEVRNCSRIFQEVTSLFQHYMKLHEMTPEEISRMKSSLDVGRFLCDQSECKSSFTTYVNYITHLETDHDIKIKQSKTEDCMYKCDCEGCDRIYATRSNLLRHIFNKHNDRHKDHLIRPRRFLTPGQENISIKANQEKVMKIKYKGLKYRTGKNGNRISFRAKRRKAINVEDRNFQLGQIDGNQTYSLKCGKYIYSVKAKDDALSECSNKFIVQYPCMIKGCSSVVTSENNVIRHYKCHKLSKAFTLQHRDLLIVSSKHARPSGKEVFSQNEATEDKVCEVKEVQPPLPDTCEDLRLSPLVMPKEPEKTEKDEVDELAELFITKLINEDLASSENHVKASPGVNNDCQETSSSLSEKQSISSNFKRVNKEKNISQSKKRKVEKQEEILAVELSSVHREQESAVAIQTVEEQSSTFDWSSFKPMGFEVSFLKFLEESAVKQKKNTERGGYNNCGTRKRSHSNARKSNEKNSVVRTRSCSESETRVQFVNPSQFQCSGTVKIVLDKTFKDCTERVLKQLQEMKPIVSLIRLDGHWEAKLEVTK, encoded by the exons TGAATAAATTTTTAGCCTTTGAAGGCCCTGTGCTGCTGGATATGCGTATTAAGCATTTGGTGAAAACAAAGCAATTATCTCAAGCAACCGCATTAGCAAAAGTGTGCTCAGACCATCCAGAAATCAGCAGCAAAGGCAATTTTAAGCAAACCTATCTAGTCTGTCTTTGTTCTGGGTCACCAAATGAAAAACTAATGCAAGAG ATTGCAGATATAGACTGTAAAGATGCTTTAGAAATGATCTGTAACTTAGAATCAGAAGGGGATGAAAAGAGTGCTCTGATTCTGTGTGCAGCATTCTTATCTCGGCAGCTACAGCAAGGAGAGATGTATTGTGCATG GGAACTGACTCTCTTCTGGAGTAAACTACAGCAAAGGGTAGAACCTTCTATACAAATATATTTGGAGAGATGCCGTCAACTATCTGTATTAACAAAGACTGTGTACCACATTTTCTTCCTGATTAAAGTAATAAATTCTGAG ATTGATGCTGCTGGTCTTGCAACCTGTATTGAACTTTGTGTGAAAGCATTACGCTTGGAGGCTAGTGAGAATACAGAAGTCAAAATTTCCATTTGCAAGACAATATCTTGCTTATTGCCTGATGATTTAGAAGTTAAACGTGCTTGCCAACTAAGTGAATTTCTTCTTGAACCTACTGTGGATGCATATTATGCCGTAGAAATGTTGTATAATCAGCCTGACCAGAAATATGATGAAGAAAACCTTCCAATTCCAAATTCATTACGCTGTGAGCTTTTACTTGTATTAAAAACTCAGTGGCCTTTTGATCCAGAATTTTGGGACTGGAAAATGCTAAAACGTCAGTGTTTAGCATTGATGGGAGAAGAGGCATCAATTGTATCTTCAATAGATGAACTGAATGATAGTGAAATGCATGAAAAGGTAGAGGACTGTCAAGATGAGAACAAAGACACTTCAGCAAATGGGCTTTCTGGATGTTTCGATGAAGCTACAAACTTGCTCAGAGGCATTAGAGAtaagaaacagaaaaacagagaaattaaaaaattaagggAGAGGGGATTCATATCTGCTAGGTTCAGGAACTGGCAAGCATACATGCAATATTGTGTGCTGTGTGATAAGGAATTTCTTGGACATAGAATAGTCAGGCATGCACAGAAACACTACAAGGATGGGATTTATAGTTGTCCAATATGTGCACAAAATTTTAATTCTAAAGAAACTTTTGTTCCTCATGTAACGCTACATGTTAAGAAATCCAGTAAGGAAAGACTAGCTGCAATGAAACCACTGAGAAAATTAGGAAGGCCACCCAAAACAGCAACCACTGGTATAAACAGAAAGAACAATACCTTAGTAAAGCAAGAACAACGACACATAAAAAAGAACAGTCTTTATGCGGCAGACTTCATTGTTTTTAATGACAACGATGGCTCAGATGATGAAAATTATGACAAAGACAAACCTTACATTCCAGAAGTAATTCCAGTTCAAAAGCCATTGCCTGTCAATGAGTTTACTTGCCCTGTTACCTTgtgtaaaaaaggctttaaataCTTCAAGAATTTGATTGCCCATGTAAAAGGTCACAGAGATAATGAAGAAGCTAAACGCTTTCTTGAAATGCAGAGCAAAAAAGTAATTTGCCAGTACTGTAGACGACATTTTGTAAGTGTTACCCATCTTAATGATCATTTACAAATGCACTGTGGTATCAAACCTTATATTTGTATACAGATTAAGTGTAAGGCTAGCTTTAACAGTTATGCTGAACTTTTGAGTCACAGAAAAGAACACCCAGTCTTTAGGGCACGATGCATGTTTCCCAAATGCGGGAGAGTATTTTCAGAAGCATATTTGCTTTATGATCATGAAGCTCAGCACTATAATACTTTCACCTGCAAACTTGCAGGTTGTGGGAAAGTTTATCACTCACAGAATGAATTAGAAAAGCATATTGAAGATCACACTAAATCTGAAAAAATATTACCATCTGATGGTGATGGTAGCTGTTCTCAGAGTttagaaaataatgaaaataatgaagAAGTCCATCCAGAAGAGACGCTGGTGCTACCACCTGACAATAATGTAAATAACTGTGCCAAAGTAGAAGATTATGTCACAGATGAGATCCATGATGAATCACTTGAGTCTGAAAATACGAAACAATCGACCAATGTACTGGAGCAGCCTAATTCAATCTCCGTTCATAGTGGGGAACAACATTTGACTACTGCAGCAAGGACAGGATCATTAGGTCCAGCCAGCAATGTTTTGATACCTCTTCTAGGCCAAAAAATTCGAGAGAACATggcaaaaaaaggaaaactgCCTGCTGTAAATACTGCCATAGATGTTGGTGCATCTGTCATCCATCCGTTTTGCTCAACAGTTGAAGATACTTGCAGTGACCTTTCTGTTTTCCATGAAGGGAAGGAGGATGGTTGTGTTGGTGAGCCTCAAACCATTTCCACAGACTCAGCAAAGCTTGAACCTGATGCTCTTGCAACAAAAAGTCAAGAAAAAAAGAGTAGCCATATGTCCTTCAGCACGCAAAATCAGTTGGAGTGTCAGAATTTGCTCTCTCCAAAGCCTCAGCTTGAAGAAAGTGTTAGGCCAGCTGTTAATCTCTATAATCAGCCTCTGAAAAATTTAGGAGAAATTCCACTTGCTTCTACCCAGAACATTGTAGGCACTGCTTTTTTACCTATTGTACCATTGGCAGCTCCAGTTCAGAGGTTTACTTGCCAGGTTGAAGGATGTACGCGAATCTACAATTCTTCTCAGAGTATTGGAAAGCATATGAAGACATCACATCCTGATCAATATGCTGAATTTAAAATGCAGTGGAAGAATAAGAAGAGTAAAAAAATAAGTTTGCAAAACCAGCCAAATGACAACAAACCAGTTTACTTTTTACCATCACAAGTATCTACTCCTGCTATTGATGCTTTTCCTCAACAAACCAAAACCACCTTAAATCCTACTTGTACAAGTCAGCTGCAGCAACTgtcaaatgttctttttccaacACGTTTGGAGAATACAACTAACTCACTATTACCAATAGTGGAAAATGTTGGTCTCCCTTCTCATATTAAAAATGAATCAGAAAATGCTTTAAGCTCTCAGTTGGCAAGTATGTCCAGTGCAACTTTACCTTCACAGATGGATGATTTAGAGAAGCCAGTTATGCCTTTGAACATCGACAGTGGTTCTGATCCTTTTCTTCCTTTACCAGCAGAAAATGGGctcatttctctttttccttccccagCTCACAATAGTCCAAGTTCTGTCTTCTCACAAATGGAGAACGCCAATCATTTTTCCTCCCAACTAGAAGGAAATACAAATTCTTTTTCAAAAGAGGAAAGTGTTGACATACTCTTTCCTTCACAAATAAATAACGAAAGTCACTTCGGTGAAACCACTCCCCAGCCTCTTATATCAGAAAAAACGAAAAAGGATCGTAGGCGAGGTACAGATGGAAAAGACAAAAAGCCAAAGCATAATAAGCGAGCAAAATGGCCAGCAATTATCAGGGATGGCAAATTTATTTGTAGTAGATGTTACAGGGTTTTTTCCAATCCTAGATCACTTGGTGGTCATCTGTCTAAACGATCTTATTGCAAACCTTTGGATGAATCTGAAATTTCCCCTGAAGTTCTCCAGCTTAATGGACAATCCTCCCTACTTGCAAGTATGATTCTTTCTTCAAATGCTTTAAGCTTACAGCAGCAACAGGAGTCAACTTACAATCCAGATGCATGTTTTAAGGAACCATCATTTCTACAGCTGCTTGCTAATGAAAATCGGCCAACTGCCATTTTGCAGAATTTATTTCCACGGACGAACATGACAAGTTTTAATCCAaatgaaaatgatgaaggaaatgaaATTATCAAACAAGCTTTGGAAACTGCAGGAATTCCAAGCACTTTTGATTCTGCAGATACATTACCACATATAATTACTACCAACTGTGTTACTAGCACCACACAAATAAATACAACAGTTTTACCAAATCCAGGCATATCACCTTCATTACCAACAAGTTGCAACCCATCTACCTTGCTCACAGACCAAAACAGAACACTTAACACCAAAATTTCATCAGAAGAATGCAACAGTTTACCTGTGTTTTCAGATGATTTAATACTTAAGACTATTGAAAATGGCTTGTGCCCTCATCTGGTTCCTAATTCTGCTGCCACAACACATAATTTGGGAAACAGTCTTCCACGTGTTTCAGTCATAAGTAGCATCAAAAATTCAGAAGTATGTAGTTTAACTAAAAAAGAGAATAGtggttcaaagaaaaagaagaaaacacctGTCCCATTGGTTGTACCTCACATTCCACAAAAGTTGGTAGTTAATGATTTAGCAGGTTTAGGGCTTATCACTAGAAATGTCGAACAGAATATGCAAGCAACAGCAGAAAATTTTCAGTCAAATATAATAGCAAATAGTGAAACACAAGGATTAGTGGAAAATCTTACAAAGAAATTAAGTAACGTTAACAGTGGATTAACAGCAGATATCAAAGAAAACTTAAAGTCAAGTGAAAATCATGTAGAAATCGTTCCCTTGCCattgaaaaatgaaaatggtGATTCTCGGGTTACTCTGGAATGTTGCATTCCAGAGAAGTCCAGTTTTGAGATTTCAAATGATAACATTGTTCAGAACTTTGAAAAAACCCttgaaataattaaaacagcTATGAATTCTCAGAAGATAGAAGTTAAAAGTGAAATTCAAGAGATATCCATTGAAGCAATACGAAGCCCACAAAACGATACTGCTCAATGTGTTTTTGAAAATCCTGCACAACTCCCTAAACCTAATTCTACTCAATGTATAACACATACACAGAATATCGCCCTTGCTGAAGCCTCTCATAAAGATGATTTTCAACTTATGGAAATTTTAGAAGGCTTGAAAAAGCTGAATTTAGAAAGTGAAACATCAAATCAAGTACTAGATAATATAACTCATTGTCTTCCAGCAAATACATTAATGCCACAAGTCCTTATTCCAGGTGTAACACCTGAGACAACATCTCTTGTCCAGACAACTTCAGAAACACATCCAATGTTTGTTGAAAAAGTTCATAAGCCATTTACTTGCCAGGCTGCAGGTTGTAATTATAGTGCCATGACAAAGGATGCATTATTTAAGCACTATAGCAAAATACATCAGTACACTGCAGAAATGATTCTTGAAATTAAGAAACACCAGTTAAAGTATGCTCCATTTAAATGTGTGGTTGCTAACTGTCCCAAAACCTTTACAAGAAATTCTAACCTCCGGGCGCACTGCCAGCTGGTACATCATTTTACAACAGAAGAAAtggtaaaattaaaactaaaaaggcCTTATGGACGACGATCCCAAAGCAAAACCCTAAATGTGTTACCAAGACCTAATGAAGTCAGAAACATGCCATATGTGTTAATAGAAAGTAAACAAGAGTCGCACTTGACTAAGGAGCTTGATCTAAAGAAAGAACCAGTCATGGAATCTATGAAGGTTCCAGAAAGATTGATACCAGAAGCAGCAATACCAGAAAATACTtctgataaatctgaaaaattagAAAAACCCTCCCAAATAATTCCAGTTTCTCTGGAAATTCATAATATATCCATACTTAATAATAATCAAGTGCAGCCCAAATTACGTAAGATCAGAAGGcataggaaagaagaagaaaaaaagaacaaaaagccaATTCCCAAGCCTTTGGAATTGCCCACTAGTTATAATCCTTATAGACCTTACAAGTGTGTGCATCAAGGTTGTTTTGCAGCTTTTACAATACAACAGAATTTGATTCTGCACTATCAAGCTGTACATAAATCTGACCTACCATTATTCTCTTtggaggcagaagaagaaagtGAACCGAGTAAAGAAGAAGAGGCTAGTAAGGAAGAAGAGAGTGATGCGACTGAAACTGTGAAAGAATTCAGATGTGAAGTAAGAAATTGCTCTAGGATATTTCAAGAAGTTACTAGTCTTTTTCAACACTATATGAAACTTCATGAGATGACTCCTGAAGAAATTAGCAGAATGAAGTCATCCTTGGATGTTGGAAGATTCCTCTGTGAtcaatctgaatgtaaatcatcatTTACAACATATGTTAATTATATTACTCAccttgagacagatcatgacataaaaataaagcagagcaaaACAGAAGATTGCATGTACAAATGTGATTGTGAAGGTTGCGATCGTATTTATGCAACAAGATCTAATCTTCTAAGACACATTTTTAATAAACACAATGATAGGCATAAAGATCATTTAATAAGACCTAGGCGATTCCTAACACCAGGTCAGGAAAATATATCAATTAAAGCTAATCAGGAGAAAGTAATGAAAATTAAATACAAAGGATTAAAATACAGGACAGGAAAAAATGGAAACAGGATATCGTTTAGAGCCAAGCGAAGAAAAGCAATAAATGTAGAAGACAGAAACTTCCAACTAGGGCAAATTGATGGAAATCAGACATATTCTTTAAAATGTGGAAAGTATATTTATTCAGTAAAGGCAAAAGATGATGCTTTATCTGAATGCAGTAACAAATTTATTGTACAATATCCATGTATGATAAAAGGTTGTTCATCAGTTGTTACAAGTGAGAATAATGTAATTCGGCACTATAAATGTCATAAATTATCTAAAGCATTTACTTTACAACATCGGGATCTCTTGATTGTCTCAAGTAAGCATGCAAGACCTTCCGGAAAAGAGGTTTTCTCGCAAAACGAAGCAACTGAGGACAAGGTTTGTGAAGTAAAAGAAGTGCAGCCGCCCTTGCCAGACACTTGTGAGGACTTGAGACTGTCTCCACTGGTGATGCCAAAAGAACCAGAAAAGACTGAGAAGGATGAAGTGGATGAGCTTGCAGAACTGTTTATTACCAAACTTATTAATGAGGATCTAGCAAGTTCAGAAAACCATGTAAAGGCCTCTCCTGGTGTAAATAATGACTGTCAGGAAACTAGTTCTTCTCTTTCAGAAAAGCAAAGCATAAGCAGTAATTTTAAAAgagtaaacaaagaaaaaaatatatcccaaagtaaaaagagaaaagttgaaaAGCAGGAAGAAATCTTGGCTGTTGAATTAAGCAGTGTGCATAGGGAACAagaaagtgctgttgctattcaaACTGTTGAAGAACAGTCTTCGACTTTTGATTGGAGTTCATTTAAGCCCATGGGATTTGAAGTATCTTTCCTCAAGTTCCTTGAAGAATCTGCAGTGAAGCAGAAGAAAAACACAGAAAGGGGGGGTTATAATAATTGTGGAACCAGGAAACGTTCTCATTCTAACGCAAgaaagtctaatgaaaagaactctgttgtgAGAACACGATCATGTTCAGAAAGTGAAACACGTGTACAGTTTGTTAATCCATCACAATTTCAGTGTAGTGGTACTGTAAAAATAGTTTTAGATAAGACTTTTAAAGATTGCACTGAGCGTGTATTGAAGCAGCTTCAGGAAATGAAACCTATTGTCAGTCTAATAAGACTTGATGGACATTGGGAAGCTAAACTAGAGGTTACAAAATAA